From the Micromonospora lupini genome, one window contains:
- a CDS encoding transglutaminase family protein — MIASRNTGAVAAAATLLAAAPLSAIFQTWTWLIQCAIAVAVVAGVAALTRLVRAPLWGQVLGMLAALLLALTWLFPSGSELLTFLPTPATIGHFADLFTGSAQDMRSYGVEVPDTDPLLFITALGVGGVAVLVDVLAVGLRRPALAGLPMLAIYSVPVAVYVDSVPPVPFVVGAAGFLWLLVTDNVDRVRRFGRRFTGDGRDVDVWEASPLASAGRRLAVVGVVVAVALPLAVPGMTGGLLDTLSGGTGNGSGTGRGAGGSSGRIDLFASLAGQLNQSEVADLVKVTTSEPNPFYLRYAVADELRPSGFQARSPSGRPANRDLPDPTERGGQGVQQVRYRATVEVTKSLNMSLMPVYAEPVHTEDLNSNWLYDPSQQVVFSNRENSRGRKYAFDYVRSTYTPAALRAARPLPADHPLRRQLTATPGPVPEVEELVKGLTQGKRTDYDRVLAIYQHFSADNGFSYRLSTASGSSGQDIVNFLTNKVGYCQQYAAAMAWLVRSAGIPARVAFGFTNGSKRDGDTYTLTNLNLHAWTEVFFDGIGWVPFDATPAYGVPGSTRSAWAPDTDAPEPSTPESGATDSPTGPDSSAGPAGPDNADRDTDTGLSLGGETPTEQAPVWPWWTAGVLALLALLAVPALRRLALRRRRAGRADATVAAAIPDDARSDDGGRAMVVEVDAGRARADAHAAWAELLDTMVDFKVRVDQTETPRATADRLVRDVLADDSAAVGAARLLGRAEERARYARDPLTGEPLPPALRAIRGALATRADRWTRLVAAVLPPSVLLRWRIALADASGRLVALTGRIRYRLLRWNPRRMLADRAAR; from the coding sequence ATGATCGCCAGCCGGAACACCGGCGCGGTGGCCGCCGCCGCGACACTGCTCGCCGCCGCGCCGCTGTCGGCCATCTTCCAGACCTGGACGTGGCTGATCCAGTGCGCGATAGCGGTGGCCGTGGTGGCCGGGGTCGCCGCGCTGACGCGGCTGGTGCGCGCACCGCTCTGGGGCCAGGTGCTCGGCATGCTGGCCGCCCTGTTGCTCGCGCTGACGTGGCTGTTCCCCAGCGGCAGCGAGCTGCTGACGTTCCTGCCCACGCCTGCCACTATCGGGCACTTCGCCGACCTGTTCACCGGCTCGGCGCAGGACATGCGCTCGTACGGCGTCGAGGTTCCGGACACGGACCCGCTGCTGTTCATCACCGCGCTCGGCGTCGGCGGGGTGGCCGTGCTCGTCGACGTGCTGGCGGTGGGGCTGCGCCGGCCCGCGCTGGCCGGGCTGCCGATGCTCGCGATCTACTCGGTGCCGGTCGCCGTCTACGTGGACAGCGTTCCCCCGGTGCCGTTCGTGGTGGGCGCGGCCGGTTTCCTGTGGCTGCTGGTCACCGACAACGTCGACCGGGTCCGTCGGTTCGGCAGGCGGTTCACCGGCGACGGCCGTGACGTCGACGTGTGGGAGGCGTCGCCGCTGGCCTCGGCCGGCCGTCGGCTCGCCGTGGTCGGCGTGGTGGTGGCCGTGGCGCTGCCGCTGGCGGTGCCGGGCATGACCGGTGGGCTGCTCGACACGCTCTCCGGCGGCACGGGCAACGGCAGCGGCACCGGTCGGGGCGCGGGCGGCTCGTCCGGCCGGATCGACCTGTTCGCGTCGCTCGCCGGTCAGCTCAACCAGTCCGAGGTGGCCGACCTGGTCAAGGTGACCACGTCCGAGCCGAACCCGTTCTACCTGCGCTACGCGGTGGCCGACGAGCTGCGCCCGAGTGGTTTCCAGGCCCGCAGCCCGAGTGGCCGACCGGCCAACCGGGATCTGCCGGACCCGACCGAGCGGGGCGGCCAAGGGGTGCAGCAGGTCCGCTACCGGGCGACAGTCGAGGTCACCAAGAGCCTCAACATGTCCCTCATGCCCGTGTACGCCGAGCCGGTGCACACCGAGGACCTCAACAGCAACTGGCTGTACGACCCCAGCCAGCAGGTCGTCTTCTCCAACCGGGAGAACTCCCGGGGCCGCAAGTACGCCTTCGACTACGTTCGCTCGACGTACACGCCGGCGGCGCTGCGGGCCGCTCGGCCGCTGCCCGCCGACCACCCGCTCCGCCGCCAGCTCACCGCCACCCCCGGGCCGGTGCCCGAGGTGGAGGAACTGGTCAAGGGGTTGACCCAGGGCAAGCGCACCGACTACGACCGCGTGCTCGCGATCTACCAGCACTTCTCGGCGGACAACGGGTTCAGCTACCGGCTCAGCACCGCGAGCGGCAGCAGCGGCCAGGACATCGTCAACTTCCTCACCAACAAGGTCGGCTACTGCCAGCAGTACGCCGCCGCCATGGCGTGGCTGGTTCGTTCGGCAGGCATCCCGGCCCGGGTCGCGTTCGGGTTCACCAACGGCAGCAAGCGCGACGGCGACACGTACACGCTCACCAACCTCAACCTGCACGCCTGGACCGAGGTCTTCTTCGACGGGATCGGCTGGGTGCCGTTCGACGCCACCCCGGCGTACGGCGTGCCCGGCTCCACCCGCTCGGCCTGGGCTCCGGACACTGACGCGCCCGAGCCGTCCACCCCGGAGTCGGGCGCCACGGACAGCCCGACGGGCCCGGACTCGTCGGCGGGGCCGGCCGGTCCGGACAACGCCGACCGGGACACCGACACCGGGCTCTCCCTGGGGGGCGAGACGCCTACCGAGCAGGCCCCGGTGTGGCCATGGTGGACGGCGGGCGTACTGGCCCTGTTGGCGCTGCTGGCGGTGCCGGCGCTACGTCGACTGGCGCTGCGCCGGCGGCGGGCCGGCCGCGCGGACGCCACGGTGGCCGCCGCCATCCCCGACGACGCCCGGTCGGACGACGGCGGGCGCGCGATGGTGGTCGAGGTGGACGCCGGTCGCGCTCGCGCGGACGCGCACGCCGCCTGGGCGGAGCTGCTGGACACGATGGTCGACTTCAAGGTCCGGGTGGACCAGACCGAGACGCCCCGGGCGACCGCGGACCGGCTGGTCCGCGATGTCCTCGCCGACGACAGTGCGGCGGTCGGCGCGGCGCGGCTGCTCGGCCGGGCGGAGGAGCGGGCCCGGTACGCGCGGGACCCACTGACCGGCGAACCGCTGCCGCCGGCGCTACGCGCGATCCGCGGCGCGCTCGCCACCCGGGCGGATCGATGGACCCGACTGGTCGCCGCCGTGCTGCCGCCGTCGGTGCTGCTGCGCTGGCGGATCGCCCTGGCGGACGCCTCCGGCCGCCTGGTGGCGCTTACCGGACGGATCCGCTACCGGCTGCTGCGCTGGAACCCGCGGCGGATGCTTGCCGACCGGGCGGCCCGCTGA
- a CDS encoding DUF3040 domain-containing protein → MPLSEHEQRLFEQIERSLAEDPKFASAVRASDPRFHARRRLLVAAGVIIAGLALLVYGAVIKTPPLAVAGFVVMLASAAFAVQSHRRAQSPDLHVVGGTTSRRRPRGGRSGRRRSILDRMEDRWRQRPEGHR, encoded by the coding sequence GTGCCGCTCTCGGAGCACGAGCAGCGGCTGTTCGAGCAGATCGAGCGGTCGCTTGCCGAGGACCCCAAATTCGCCTCGGCCGTGCGCGCCAGCGATCCGCGCTTCCACGCGCGGCGTCGCCTGCTCGTCGCTGCCGGCGTGATCATCGCTGGCTTGGCTCTACTGGTCTATGGCGCGGTGATCAAGACTCCACCGCTGGCGGTGGCGGGCTTCGTCGTCATGCTGGCGTCGGCCGCGTTCGCGGTGCAGTCGCACCGACGGGCGCAGTCACCCGACCTGCACGTGGTGGGTGGCACGACGAGTCGTCGCCGTCCCCGCGGCGGTCGGTCCGGTCGCCGCCGGTCGATCCTGGACCGGATGGAAGACAGGTGGCGGCAGCGCCCGGAGGGGCACCGCTGA
- a CDS encoding DNA polymerase IV has protein sequence MGRSQSLPRGDDPRFGPDADDSASPILHVDMDAFFAAVEVRRRPELRGKPVIVGGVGPRGVVSSASYEARRYGVRSAMPTSQARARCPHAVYLPPDFTAYTPASRAVMQIFRDVTPLVEPLSLDEAFLDVTGARRLFGSPATIARLIRRRVADEQELTCSVGVAPSKFVAKLGSTRAKPDGLLVVPPGQVLDFLHPLPVDALWGVGERAAEALRRLGLATVGDLAEAPVGMLRRAVGAASAAHLHELAWGRDPRRVSPEQVDKSIGAEVTFDVDVADPAEIRRALLALSAKVGVRLRGSGQVGRTVTLKVRLADFRTVNRSRTLGVPTDTAREMFDTVWALYTALDPGERIRLVGVRVEGLAPAQGAPRQLTLGAPERGWREAEAAADAAAARFGRSVIGPASLMGDRDAHRKENPPHP, from the coding sequence ATGGGCCGCAGCCAGTCGTTGCCCCGGGGCGACGATCCGCGCTTCGGGCCGGACGCCGATGATTCCGCAAGCCCGATCCTGCACGTCGACATGGACGCCTTCTTCGCCGCCGTCGAGGTGCGCCGCCGCCCGGAGCTGCGCGGTAAGCCGGTCATCGTGGGGGGCGTGGGGCCGCGCGGCGTGGTGAGCTCGGCCAGCTACGAGGCCCGCCGGTACGGCGTCCGCAGCGCGATGCCGACCAGCCAGGCCCGCGCCCGCTGCCCCCACGCGGTGTACCTGCCTCCGGACTTCACCGCGTACACGCCCGCGTCCCGGGCGGTCATGCAGATCTTCCGGGACGTCACCCCGCTTGTCGAGCCGCTCTCGCTCGACGAGGCGTTCCTCGACGTGACAGGCGCCCGCAGACTGTTCGGCTCCCCGGCGACGATCGCCCGGCTGATCCGGCGTCGGGTCGCCGACGAGCAGGAGCTGACCTGCTCGGTCGGGGTGGCGCCGAGCAAGTTCGTGGCCAAGCTGGGCTCCACCCGGGCGAAACCCGACGGCCTGTTGGTCGTGCCGCCGGGCCAGGTCCTCGACTTCCTGCACCCGCTTCCGGTGGACGCCCTGTGGGGAGTGGGGGAGCGCGCCGCCGAGGCGCTGCGCCGGCTCGGCCTGGCGACCGTCGGCGACCTCGCCGAGGCCCCGGTGGGCATGCTCCGCCGGGCGGTGGGCGCGGCGTCCGCGGCGCACCTGCACGAGCTGGCCTGGGGCCGTGACCCGCGGCGGGTCAGCCCCGAGCAGGTCGACAAGTCGATAGGCGCCGAGGTGACCTTCGACGTCGACGTGGCCGACCCGGCGGAGATCCGCCGCGCCCTGCTCGCGCTCAGCGCGAAGGTGGGCGTCCGGCTGCGGGGCTCCGGCCAGGTCGGGCGCACTGTCACCCTCAAGGTGCGGCTTGCCGACTTCCGCACCGTCAACCGCTCCCGCACCCTCGGCGTGCCCACCGACACGGCCCGCGAGATGTTCGACACGGTCTGGGCGCTCTACACCGCGCTGGACCCGGGCGAGCGGATCCGACTCGTCGGTGTCCGGGTGGAGGGGCTCGCCCCGGCACAGGGCGCACCCCGACAGCTCACCCTCGGCGCGCCCGAGCGCGGCTGGCGGGAGGCGGAAGCTGCCGCGGACGCCGCCGCTGCCCGATTCGGGCGGTCCGTCATAGGTCCGGCCAGTCTGATGGGCGACCGTGACGCCCATCGAAAGGAAAATCCACCCCACCCGTAG
- a CDS encoding alkaline phosphatase family protein: MTVAPGGAPPPLAVLGPADSGDRLADVLPSALAVLGVPGSTDPLGLVPALDGVRRIAVLLVDGLGWYQVPTAAPHAPTLAGLAATAGRPLIAGFPSTTPTSLVTLGTGVAPGAHGVLGFTVRVPGTDRVLTHTDWAADPSPLRWQPVPTQLQRARAAGVAVSVVSRPEFGGSGLTVAANRGGDFRGAAGVDEVAATMLAALSAGPGPTLVSGYHPDLDRHGHLSGVDSAPWRVAATEVDSLLARLVDGLPPDAALLVTADHGQLDVPLEHRFDLDTDPRLRDGVRVVAGEARVRYLHVEPGAVDDVVAVWSGVLGDAARVRTRAETVATGWFGPVSEEHLERIGDVVVTCNDTYAVMASRTERPMASKLVAYHGADTAAELTVPLLVVRG, encoded by the coding sequence ATGACCGTCGCGCCGGGTGGTGCGCCGCCACCGCTGGCCGTCCTCGGCCCGGCGGACAGCGGGGACCGGCTCGCCGACGTGCTGCCCAGCGCGCTCGCCGTGCTGGGCGTGCCCGGGTCGACCGACCCGCTCGGGCTCGTGCCCGCCCTGGACGGGGTACGCCGGATCGCCGTGCTGCTTGTCGACGGGCTCGGCTGGTACCAGGTGCCGACCGCCGCGCCGCACGCGCCGACGCTCGCCGGGCTGGCCGCGACCGCGGGTCGGCCGCTGATCGCCGGTTTCCCGTCCACCACCCCGACGAGCCTGGTGACGCTGGGCACCGGTGTCGCGCCCGGCGCGCACGGGGTGCTCGGCTTCACCGTGCGGGTGCCCGGCACCGACCGGGTGCTCACCCACACCGACTGGGCCGCCGACCCGTCGCCGCTGCGCTGGCAGCCGGTGCCCACGCAGCTCCAACGGGCCCGCGCGGCAGGGGTGGCGGTGAGCGTGGTGAGCCGGCCGGAGTTCGGCGGCAGCGGGTTGACAGTGGCCGCCAACCGGGGCGGCGACTTCCGGGGCGCCGCCGGCGTCGACGAGGTGGCCGCCACCATGCTTGCCGCGCTGTCCGCAGGCCCGGGGCCGACCCTGGTCTCCGGCTACCACCCCGATCTGGACCGGCACGGGCACCTCAGCGGAGTCGACTCGGCGCCCTGGCGGGTCGCCGCCACCGAGGTGGACAGCCTTCTCGCCCGCCTTGTCGACGGGCTGCCGCCGGACGCGGCGCTGCTGGTCACCGCCGACCACGGGCAGCTCGACGTGCCCCTGGAGCACCGCTTCGACCTGGACACCGATCCACGGCTGCGCGACGGGGTCCGGGTCGTGGCCGGCGAGGCCCGGGTGCGCTACCTGCACGTCGAGCCGGGCGCTGTCGACGACGTGGTGGCCGTCTGGTCGGGGGTGCTCGGCGACGCGGCCCGGGTGCGGACCCGGGCGGAGACGGTGGCCACCGGCTGGTTCGGGCCGGTGTCCGAGGAGCACCTGGAACGGATCGGCGACGTGGTGGTGACCTGCAACGACACGTACGCCGTCATGGCCAGCCGCACCGAGCGGCCGATGGCGTCGAAGCTGGTGGCGTACCACGGGGCGGACACGGCCGCCGAGCTGACCGTGCCGCTGCTTGTCGTCCGGGGCTGA
- a CDS encoding methyltransferase domain-containing protein, which produces MTTRLDRVEQTRGPFAGPPPTPRTAVLWSVLRAELDRRGDAELTVLDVGGGTGGFAVPLARAGHRVTVVDASPDALAALTRRAAEAGVADRIVAVQGDGDALAGLVEPAGVDLVLCHAVLEVVDDPTPVVAALATALRPGGAASVLVAGRAAAVLGRAMNGHLEVAAALAADPAGTAGPRDTLRRRYDAPGAAALLTAAGLEVEEIHGVRVLADLLPAAVADGQSASLVELELALAAQSPYRDLAAQLHLFARRPA; this is translated from the coding sequence CTGACCACTAGGCTCGACCGGGTGGAGCAGACCCGAGGCCCGTTCGCCGGGCCGCCGCCGACCCCCCGTACCGCAGTGCTCTGGTCGGTGCTGCGCGCCGAGCTGGACCGGCGCGGCGACGCCGAGCTGACGGTGCTGGACGTGGGCGGCGGCACCGGCGGGTTCGCCGTTCCGCTGGCCCGCGCCGGGCACCGGGTCACAGTCGTCGACGCGAGCCCGGACGCCCTCGCGGCGCTCACCCGGCGGGCCGCCGAGGCCGGGGTCGCCGACCGGATCGTGGCCGTGCAGGGCGACGGCGACGCCCTGGCCGGGCTCGTCGAGCCGGCAGGCGTCGACCTGGTGCTCTGCCACGCCGTCCTGGAGGTCGTCGACGACCCCACGCCTGTGGTCGCCGCGCTGGCCACCGCGCTGCGCCCCGGCGGCGCGGCGAGCGTCCTGGTCGCGGGGCGGGCCGCCGCCGTGCTGGGCCGTGCCATGAACGGTCACCTGGAGGTCGCGGCGGCGCTTGCCGCCGACCCGGCCGGCACCGCCGGGCCGCGCGACACGCTGCGCCGCCGCTACGACGCCCCCGGCGCCGCCGCGCTGCTCACCGCCGCCGGGCTGGAGGTCGAGGAGATCCACGGGGTACGCGTGCTTGCCGACCTGTTGCCTGCCGCGGTCGCCGACGGGCAGTCCGCGTCCCTGGTCGAGCTGGAACTGGCGCTGGCCGCGCAGTCCCCGTACCGGGACCTGGCCGCCCAACTGCACCTGTTCGCCCGCCGGCCGGCATGA
- a CDS encoding error-prone DNA polymerase — protein MSFHNPKMPWSELERVLSGRAGGTRAGGDRGSRGERHLHVVDPLAVDADGGDSPAWSRRREQYQPPELTRPDGVVPYAELHAHTNFSFLDGASHPEELAEEAARLGLTALAVTDHDGFYGVVRFAEAARTLGLPTIFGAELSLGLPGPQNGEPDPHGAHLLVLAHGHEGYARLATTIARAQLRGGEKGRPVYGELEEVAAELKDHVLVLTGCRKGHVPGALLTEGVDAAARELDRLTALFGAETVAVELTDHGHPIDADRNDALAELAAAAGLPTVASNNVHYASPGRRRLATTVAAVRARRSLDEIDGWLPAAATAHLRSGAEMAARFAAYPGAVARAAEFGAELAFDLQLVAPQLPAYPVPPGHTEMSWLRKLTADGAHERYGPPQAHPTAYAQLDHELNMIEELGFPGYFLVVYDIVSFCREQDIYCQGRGSAANSAVCYALRITNVDAVRHRLLFERFLAPERDGPPDIDVDIESDRREEVIQHVYTRYGREHAAQVANVISYRPRSAVRDVAKAFGFSPGQQDAWSKQIDRWGSVATVDVEGIPEQVVEYANELQTFPRHLGIHSGGMVICDRPVIEVCPVEWGRMPGRSVLQWDKDDCAAVGLVKFDLLGLGMLSALHYGYDMIGASLDLGDMTLDDPEVYDMLCRADSVGVFQVESRAQMATLPRLKPREFYDLVVEVALIRPGPIQGGSVHPFIRRKNGQEPVTFAHPLMRNALEKTLGVPLFQEQLMQLAIDLAGFDAAEADQLRRAMGAKRSVERMTRIADRLYVGMAERGITGELADDVYRKLTAFASYGFPESHAMSFAYLVYASSWLKRYHPAPFLAALLNAQPMGFYSPQTLVDDARRHGVEVRRPDINASGALAVLESTPDTRWGSGPEEPPHAWGLGGPAVRLGLSSVRTLGAEVAERIEAERTAGGAYRDMPDLARRVGLTAAQLEALATADAFACFGLTRREALWAAGAAAQDRPGRLPGTVTGAAAPTLPGMEAVDRLVADVWATGLSPESHPARFIRGQLDVLGAVPIARLGRVEPGQRIRVGGIVTHRQRPATAGGVTFLNLEDETGMLNVTCSPGLWQRYRRVARTSAALVVRGRLQRHEGVTNLVADRLDAIEPPVRPASRDFR, from the coding sequence ATGAGCTTCCACAACCCGAAGATGCCCTGGTCGGAGCTGGAGCGGGTGCTCTCCGGCCGGGCCGGCGGCACCCGGGCAGGTGGCGACCGGGGAAGCAGGGGCGAGCGGCACCTGCACGTGGTGGATCCGCTCGCCGTGGACGCCGACGGTGGGGACTCTCCGGCCTGGAGTCGTCGGCGCGAGCAGTACCAGCCGCCGGAGCTGACCCGCCCCGACGGCGTGGTGCCCTACGCGGAGCTGCACGCGCACACCAACTTCAGCTTCCTCGACGGCGCCAGTCACCCGGAGGAACTGGCCGAGGAGGCGGCCCGGTTGGGGCTCACCGCGCTCGCCGTCACCGACCACGACGGCTTCTACGGGGTGGTCCGCTTCGCCGAGGCGGCTCGTACGCTGGGCCTGCCGACCATCTTCGGCGCGGAGCTGTCCCTCGGGTTGCCCGGCCCGCAGAACGGTGAGCCCGACCCGCACGGCGCGCACCTGCTGGTGCTCGCGCACGGCCACGAGGGGTACGCGCGGCTGGCCACCACCATCGCCCGCGCCCAGCTACGCGGAGGGGAGAAGGGCCGCCCGGTCTACGGGGAGCTGGAGGAGGTCGCCGCCGAGCTGAAGGACCACGTGCTGGTGCTGACCGGCTGCCGCAAGGGGCACGTGCCGGGGGCGCTGCTCACCGAGGGGGTGGACGCGGCGGCCCGCGAGCTGGACCGGCTGACCGCGCTCTTCGGCGCGGAGACGGTGGCGGTGGAGCTGACCGACCACGGGCATCCGATCGACGCCGACCGCAACGACGCGCTCGCCGAGCTGGCCGCCGCGGCCGGGTTGCCGACGGTGGCCAGCAACAACGTGCACTACGCCAGCCCTGGCCGGCGTCGGCTGGCCACCACAGTCGCCGCGGTGCGGGCCCGGCGCAGCCTCGACGAGATCGACGGCTGGCTGCCCGCGGCGGCCACCGCCCACCTGCGCAGTGGCGCGGAGATGGCGGCCCGGTTCGCCGCGTACCCGGGCGCGGTGGCCCGGGCCGCCGAGTTCGGCGCCGAGTTGGCCTTCGACCTGCAACTGGTCGCGCCGCAACTGCCGGCGTACCCGGTGCCGCCGGGGCACACCGAGATGAGCTGGCTGCGCAAGCTGACCGCCGACGGCGCGCACGAGCGCTACGGGCCGCCGCAGGCGCACCCGACGGCGTACGCGCAGCTCGACCACGAGCTGAACATGATCGAGGAGCTGGGCTTCCCCGGCTACTTCCTGGTGGTCTACGACATCGTCAGTTTCTGCCGCGAGCAGGACATCTACTGCCAGGGCCGGGGTTCGGCGGCCAACTCGGCGGTCTGCTACGCGCTGCGCATCACGAACGTGGACGCCGTCCGGCACCGGCTGCTCTTCGAGCGGTTCCTCGCCCCGGAACGGGACGGCCCACCGGACATCGACGTGGACATCGAGTCCGACCGTCGGGAGGAGGTGATCCAGCACGTCTACACCCGCTACGGCCGGGAGCACGCCGCGCAGGTCGCCAACGTCATCTCCTACCGGCCCCGGTCGGCGGTACGGGACGTGGCCAAGGCGTTCGGCTTCTCACCCGGTCAGCAGGACGCCTGGAGCAAGCAGATCGACAGGTGGGGCTCGGTCGCCACTGTCGACGTCGAGGGCATCCCGGAGCAGGTGGTGGAGTACGCGAACGAGCTGCAGACGTTCCCCCGGCACCTGGGCATCCACTCCGGCGGCATGGTGATCTGCGACCGGCCGGTGATCGAGGTCTGCCCGGTGGAGTGGGGGCGGATGCCCGGCCGCAGCGTGCTCCAGTGGGACAAGGACGACTGCGCCGCCGTCGGCCTGGTGAAGTTCGACCTGCTCGGGCTCGGCATGCTCTCCGCGCTGCACTACGGCTACGACATGATCGGTGCGAGCCTCGACCTGGGTGACATGACCCTGGACGACCCGGAGGTCTACGACATGCTCTGCCGGGCCGACTCCGTCGGGGTGTTCCAGGTGGAGAGTCGCGCCCAGATGGCCACCCTGCCCCGGCTCAAGCCCCGCGAGTTCTACGACCTGGTGGTCGAGGTGGCGCTGATCCGACCCGGTCCGATCCAGGGCGGCTCGGTGCACCCGTTCATCCGGCGCAAGAACGGCCAGGAGCCGGTGACCTTCGCCCACCCACTGATGCGCAACGCGCTGGAGAAGACCCTGGGTGTGCCGCTGTTCCAGGAGCAGTTGATGCAGCTCGCCATCGACCTGGCCGGCTTCGACGCGGCCGAGGCCGACCAGTTGCGCCGGGCGATGGGCGCGAAACGGTCGGTCGAGCGGATGACCCGCATCGCCGACCGGCTCTACGTCGGGATGGCCGAGCGGGGCATCACCGGCGAGCTGGCCGACGACGTCTACCGCAAGCTCACCGCGTTCGCCAGCTACGGCTTCCCGGAGAGCCACGCGATGAGCTTCGCCTACCTGGTGTACGCCAGCTCCTGGCTCAAGCGCTACCACCCGGCGCCGTTCCTGGCGGCGCTGCTCAACGCCCAACCGATGGGCTTCTACTCGCCGCAGACCCTTGTCGACGACGCCCGCCGGCACGGGGTGGAGGTCCGCCGCCCGGACATCAACGCCAGCGGGGCTCTGGCGGTGCTGGAGTCCACCCCGGACACCCGGTGGGGCAGCGGGCCGGAGGAGCCGCCGCACGCCTGGGGGCTGGGCGGTCCGGCCGTCCGACTGGGGCTGTCCAGCGTGCGTACCCTCGGCGCCGAGGTGGCCGAGCGGATCGAGGCCGAGCGGACGGCCGGCGGGGCGTACCGCGACATGCCTGATCTGGCCCGGCGGGTCGGTCTCACCGCCGCGCAGTTGGAGGCGCTGGCCACCGCGGACGCCTTCGCCTGTTTCGGGCTGACCCGGCGGGAGGCGCTCTGGGCCGCCGGCGCGGCGGCCCAGGACCGACCGGGCCGGCTGCCCGGCACGGTGACCGGCGCGGCGGCGCCCACGCTGCCCGGCATGGAGGCGGTGGATCGGCTGGTCGCCGACGTGTGGGCCACCGGGCTGTCGCCGGAGAGCCATCCGGCCCGCTTCATCCGGGGTCAGCTCGACGTGCTCGGGGCGGTGCCGATCGCCCGGCTCGGTCGGGTGGAGCCCGGCCAACGGATCCGGGTCGGCGGCATCGTCACCCACCGGCAGCGCCCGGCGACCGCGGGCGGGGTCACCTTCCTCAACCTGGAGGACGAGACCGGGATGCTCAACGTCACCTGCTCGCCGGGGTTGTGGCAGCGCTACCGGCGGGTGGCGCGGACCAGCGCCGCGCTCGTGGTTCGGGGGCGACTGCAGCGGCACGAGGGGGTGACGAACCTGGTCGCCGATCGGCTGGACGCGATCGAGCCGCCGGTCCGTCCCGCCTCCCGTGACTTCCGCTGA